GCAAGATCAAAGGTCTGCCGATCGAGATCCTCGCGTTGAGCCACAGGAACGGGGATTTCATAACCTCATCCCTTGAAATCAACGGGCTCGAGGATCTGAGGGGCCGCACGGTGGCGATCCCGCACCGTCTTTCCGGGCACAACATCCTCCTTTACAAGGCATTGAAGGATAAAGGTATTCCATACTCACAGGTCCGTGTCCGGGAGATGCCTCCTCCTGACATGCCGGCAGCCCTCGCGTCCGGGGAGATCGCCGCTTATGTGGTCGCCGAACCCTTCGGCAGCCAGTCGGTGCTCAATGGAAAGGGCAAAATCCTCATTTCCGCCGACAGCATCTGGCCAAATTGGACCTGCTGCGGGGTGGCAGCCACTACGGACACGATAACAGCGAACGAAGAGCCCATGAGAGAGTTCATACGGTATTTTGTCCGCGCCGGGAAGGATATCCAAGCCGATCCCGAGATGGCGACCGTCGCCGCTCAAAAATATACCGGCGTCGAAAAGAAATACTGGAAACAGGCCCTGACGTGGACCA
The genomic region above belongs to Deltaproteobacteria bacterium and contains:
- a CDS encoding ABC transporter substrate-binding protein, yielding MNITRRKFLKTSGITILATAGTPLSFLGCSDTKSRSTDSGRTNIKVGFLPITHSWPLFVLMEKYGSEMKKAKIEPVKFTSWPDLTEALNAGKLQAAITMFEIVLASKIKGLPIEILALSHRNGDFITSSLEINGLEDLRGRTVAIPHRLSGHNILLYKALKDKGIPYSQVRVREMPPPDMPAALASGEIAAYVVAEPFGSQSVLNGKGKILISADSIWPNWTCCGVAATTDTITANEEPMREFIRYFVRAGKDIQADPEMATVAAQKYTGVEKKYWKQALTWTNYSDLKPDAGELAMINDYLVEMGVLHQKVNVNEIIRGRFAEEFEG